The following are encoded together in the Ictidomys tridecemlineatus isolate mIctTri1 chromosome X, mIctTri1.hap1, whole genome shotgun sequence genome:
- the LOC101972197 gene encoding melanoma-associated antigen 8 produces MSSHGQKRQHRKQEGKPKAQREAPSLVGVQFLRPEEEGASSACISSTSLPLVPATQREVPAPGPLIFPQVPLSSSSFSVTMAPTSFIQSSEISSSQEEEVSFPYQDQEHHRSLLENPLDQQMADLVQFLLLKYQMKELTTKTEMLSSVIKNNQDDFPVVFSVASEYMHLVFGIHVKEVDPSSHSYAIVNALGLTYAGLVGDDQSMPKTGLLIMVLCIIFMEGDHATEEVLWNALSMMGVHAGREHFIYGEPRKLITEDLVQEQYLEYRQVPGSDPAFYEFLWGPRARAETNKMKVLEYWAQVHGSDPRSYPSLYEKALRDEAECTEVSNVARATRVPRGWPRTRKHGRATSRSFHTPK; encoded by the coding sequence ATGTCATCTCATGGTCAGAAGCGCCAGCACCGCAAGCAAGAAGGAAAACCTAAGGCCCAAAGGGAGGCACCAAGCCTCGTTGGTGTGCAGTTTCTCAGGCCTGAGGAGGAGGGGGCCTCCTCTGCCTGCATCTCCTCCACTTCCCTTCCTCTGGTACCAGCTACCCAGAGGGAGGTGCCTGCTCCTGGGCCACTGATTTTTCCACAGGTTCCTTTGagttcctcctctttctctgtcACCATGGCTCCCACTTCATTTATCCAGTCCAGTGAAATCTCCAGCAGCCAAGAAGAGGAAGTTTCATTCCCCTATCAGGACCAGGAACACCATAGGTCCTTGTTGGAAAACCCACTGGATCAGCAGATGGCTGACCTGGTGCAGTTCCTGCTTCTCAAGTATCAAATGAAGGAGCTGACCACCAAGACCGAAATGCTGAGTAGTGTCATCAAAAATAACCAGGATGACTTCCCTGTGGTCTTCAGTGTAGCCTCTGAGTACATGCATCTGGTCTTTGGTATTCATGTAAAGGAGGTAGACCCCTCTAGCCACTCGTATGCCATTGTTAATGCTTTGGGTCTCACCTATGCTGGGTTGGTGGGCGATGATCAGAGCATGCCCAAGACGGGCCTTCTGATAATGGTTCTGTGCATCATCTTCATGGAGGGTGACCATGCCACTGAGGAGGTTCTCTGGAATGCACTGAGTATGATGGGTGTGCATGCTGGGAGAGAACACTTCATCTATGGAGAGCCTAGAAAGCTCATCACTGAAGATTTGGTGCAGGAACAGTACTTGGAGTATCGCCAGGTACCTGGTAGTGATCCTGCTTTCTATGAGTTCCTTTGGGGTCCAAGGGCACGTGCTGAAACCAACAAGATGAAAGTCCTGGAGTACTGGGCCCAGGTCCATGGGAGTGACCCTAGGTCCTACCCTTCTTTGTATGAAAAGGCTTTGAGAGATGAGGCAGAGTGTACCGAAGTATCAAATGTAGCCAGGGCCACTAGGGTGCCCAGGGGATGGCCCAGGACCAGGAAACATGGCAGGGCCACATCCCGAAGCTTCCACACCCCCAAGTGA